One region of Camelina sativa cultivar DH55 chromosome 6, Cs, whole genome shotgun sequence genomic DNA includes:
- the LOC109133316 gene encoding uncharacterized protein LOC109133316 has protein sequence MKDLRALKYFLGIEVTRRTDGIFLNQKKYALDILQETGLLNYQPEKFPMEQQHSLGRVNSPLLAEPARYRRLVGRLIYLLATRPDLTYSVHILSQFMQLPTHAHWDAALRVVRYLQGSPGQGILLSSDNDLQLTGWCDADWAGCPVNRRSLTGWFVSLGNSPLSWRSKKQNVVSMSSAEAEYHSMSLTLRELKWLKGLLEDLGVQQAQPIDLHCDSQAAIHIAANPVFHERTKHVELDFHNVRDAAKARLIRLHFVRSASQLADVFTKALGRRDFEGLIGKLGLHDPQSPT, from the coding sequence ATGAAAGATCTCAGGGctctcaaatattttttgggtataGAGGTCACAAGGAGAACCGATGGGATTTTCCTCAACCAAAAGAAATATGCACTCGATATTCTCCAAGAAACTGGTCTTCTCAACTATCAACCTGAAAAGTTCCCCATGGAACAGCAACACAGTCTTGGTCGCGTCAACAGCCCTCTGTTAGCTGAACCCGCGCGGTATCGCCGCCTGGTTGGACGCCTGATCTACCTTCTTGCCACAAGACCGGATCTGACGTACTCAGTTCACATCCTGTCTCAGTTTATGCAACTACCAACACATGCTCATTGGGATGCTGCTCTTCGCGTGGTACGCTACCTACAGGGTTCCCCTGGCCAAGGTATTCTTTTAAGTTCAGATAATGACCTGCAGCTCACTGGTTGGTGTGATGCAGACTGGGCGGGTTGTCCTGTTAATCGCCGCTCACTCACTGGCTGGTTTGTCTCCCTTGGCAACTCGCCCTTATCTTGGAGATCAAAGAAACAGAATGTTGTCTCCATGTCCTCGGCGGAAGCAGAGTATCACAGTATGTCTTTAACACTTCGTGAGCTCAAATGGTTAAAAGGTTTGTTAGAAGATTTAGGCGTCCAGCAAGCCCAACCGATTGATCTGCATTGCGACAGTCAAGCAGCAATTCATATAGCTGCAAATCCAGTCTTCCATGAGCGTACGAAGCATGTCGAACTCGACTTTCACAACGTGCGTGACGCAGCTAAAGCTCGACTCATTCGACTTCATTTTGTTCGTTCAGCGTCTCAGCTTGCGGATGTTTTCACCAAAGCCTTAGGACGTCGGGATTTCGAAGGTCTCATTGGCAAGTTGGGCCTTCACGATCCTCAGTCTCCAACTTGA
- the LOC104790888 gene encoding UDP-glycosyltransferase 76E6-like translates to MERREAKRRIVLVPIPAQGHVTPMLQLGKALYSKGFSITVVEGHFNQVSSSSQHFPGFQFVTLKESLPESEFQRLGGIEFMIKLNKTSEASFKDCIAQLLLQQGSDIACIIYDEFMYFCGAAAKAFNLPSIIFTTTSATNYVSRCVRSKLNADKFLVDMEDPEMQEQVVENLYPLRYKDLPTSGLGPLDRLFEFCREVANKRTASAAIINTVSCLESSSLSWLEQNIGIPMYPIGPLHMTTFPPSSLLDEDRSCIEWLKKQKPRSVIYISLGSIFDMGTKEVSEMAWGLCDGNQPFLWVIRDGSESLPEEVSTMVSERGGYIVKWAPQIEVLGHPAVGGFWSHCGWNSTLESIAEGVPMICMPFHGEQMLNAMYIESVWRIGFQVEGSKVDRGEVERAVKRLMMDDEGAGMQERALDLKEKLKASVKSGGTSYNALDELVKYLKTM, encoded by the exons ATGGAGAGAAGGGAAGCCAAGAGAAGGATAGTATTAGTTCCAATTCCTGCTCAAGGTCATGTTACTCCAATGCTGCAACTTGGGAAAGCCCTTTACTCGAAGGGCTTCTCGATTACGGTTGTTGAGGGACACTTCAATCAAGTAAGCTCTTCTTCTCAACACTTCCCTGGCTTTCAGTTTGTCACCCTGAAAGAAAGCTTACCAGAGTCTGAATTCCAAAGACTCGGAGGAATCGAGTTTATGATAAAGCTCAACAAAACTAGTGAGGCAAGCTTCAAGGACTGTATCGCTCAGTTGCTTCTGCAACAAGGCAGTGATATTGCTTGTATCATCTATGACGAGTTCATGTACTTCTGTGGAGCTGCAGCTAAGGCGTTCAACCTTCCAAGTATCATCTTTACCACTACTAGTGCTACAAATTATGTTTCACGTTGTGTACGAAGCAAACTCAATGCCGACAAGTTCTTGGTCGACATGGAAG atCCTGAAATGCAAGAACAGGTGGTGGAAAATTTGTATCCATTACGATACAAAGACCTACCGACTTCAGGATTGGGGCCTTTAGATCGATTATTCGAGTTCTGTAGGGAAGTAGCCAACAAAAGAACAGCTTCCGCTGCTATCATCAACACCGTGAGCTGTCTAGAGAGCTCGTCTTTGTCATGGCTGGAACAAAACATCGGAATTCCGATGTACCCTATAGGTCCTCTTCACATGACAACTTTCCCACCTTCTAGTTTACTTGACGAGGACAGGAGCTGCATCGAATGGTTAAAAAAGCAGAAACCGAGGTCAGTGATATACATAAGCTTGGGAAGCATATTTGACATGGGAACTAAGGAAGTTTCGGAGATGGCTTGGGGGTTGTGTGATGGTAACCAACCTTTCTTATGGGTCATCCGAGATGGCTCTGAGTCATTGCCAGAGGAAGTCAGTACGATGGTCTCAGAAAGAGGAGGATACATTGTGAAATGGGCACCGCAGATAGAAGTACTTGGACATCCTGCAGTAGGAGGCTTCTGGAGCcactgtggatggaactcaaCGCTTGAAAGCATTGCAGAAGGAGTTCCAATGATATGCATGCCCTTTCATGGGGAGCAGATGTTGAACGCAATGTATATAGAAAGTGTTTGGAGAATAGGTTTTCAGGTGGAAGGTAGTAAAGTGGATAGAGGAGAGGTTGAGAGAGCTGTGAAGAGGTTGATGATGGACGATGAAGGAGCCGGGATGCAGGAGAGAGCCCTTGATCTAAAAGAGAAGCTCAAAGCCTCTGTGAAAAGTGGGGGTACCTCATACAACGCTTTGGATGAGCTTGTCAAATACTTGAAAACAATGTGA
- the LOC104790890 gene encoding UDP-glycosyltransferase 76E6-like, producing the protein MDKREAKRRIVLVPIPAQGHVTPMLQLGKALQSKGFSITVVEGHFNQVRSSSQHFPGFQFVTIKESLSESELQKLGGIEFMINLNKTSEASFKDCIAQLLLQQGSDIACIIYDEFMYFCGAAAKEFNLPSVIFSTESATNYVSRYVLSKLNADKISVDMEDPEMQEQVVEDIYPLRYKDLPTSGLGPLEDLFELCREVSNKRTACAAIINTVSCLESSSLSWLEQEIEIPMYPIGPLHITASPPSSLLEDDRSCIEWLNKQKPKSVIYVSVGTVVQMETKEVLEMAWGLCNSNQPFLWVIRPGSIPGLNGIKSFPQEVSKMVSYRGYIVKRAPQIEVLGHPAVGGFWSHCGWNSILESIAEGVPMICRPFHGEQKLNAMYVESVWRIGFQVEGSKVDRGEVERAVKRLMVDEEGAGMEERALGLKEKLKASVKSGGTSYNTLDELVKSLKTM; encoded by the exons ATGGACAAAAGGGAAGCCAAGAGAAGGATAGTGTTAGTTCCAATTCCAGCACAAGGTCATGTAACTCCAATGCTGCAACTTGGGAAAGCCCTTCAGTCAAAGGGCTTCTCAATTACAGTTGTTGAGGGACACTTCAATCAAGTAAGGTCTTCTTCTCAACACTTCCCTGGCTTTCAGTTTGTAACCATTAAAGAAAGCTTATCAGAGTCTGAACTCCAAAAACTCGGAGGAATCGAGTTTATGATAAACCTCAACAAAACCAGTGAGGCAAGCTTCAAGGACTGTATCGCTCAGTTGCTTCTGCAACAAGGCAGTGATATTGCTTGTATCATCTACGACGAGTTCATGTATTTCTGTGGAGCTGCAGCTAAGGAGTTTAACCTTCCCAGTGTCATCTTCAGCACCGAAAGTGCTACAAATTACGTTTCACGCTATGTACTAAGTAAACTCAATGCTGACAAGATTTCGGTTGACATGGAAG ATCCTGAAATGCAAGAACAAGTGGTGGAAGATATTTATCCATTACGATACAAAGACCTACCGACTTCAGGATTGGGGCCACTAGAAGACCTTTTTGAGCTCTGTAGGGAAGTATCCAACAAAAGAACAGCTTGCGCTGCTATCATCAACACCGTGAGCTGTCTGGAGAGCTCATCTCTATCATGGCTAGAACAAGAAATTGAAATTCCGATGTACCCTATAGGTCCTCTTCACATAACAGCTTCTCCACCATCTAGTTTGCTTGAAGATGATAGGAGCTGCATTGAATGGTTGAACAAGCAGAAACCGAAGTCAGTGATATACGTAAGCGTGGGAACGGTAGTTCAAATGGAAACCAAGGAAGTGCTGGAGATGGCTTGGGGGTTGTGTAATAGCAACCAACCTTTTTTATGGGTCATCCGACCAGGTTCGATCCCTGGCCTCAATGGGATAAAGTCATTTCCACAAGAAGTTAGTAAGATGGTCTCGTATAGAGGATACATTGTGAAGCGGGCACCGCAAATAGAAGTACTTGGACATCCTGCGGTGGGAGGCTTCTGGAGCcactgtggatggaactcaaTTCTCGAGAGCATAGCAGAAGGAGTTCCAATGATTTGTAGGCCTTTTCATGGCGAGCAGAAGTTGAACGCTATGTATGTAGAAAGTGTTTGGAGAATAGGGTTTCAGGTGGAAGGTAGTAAAGTGGATAGAGGAGAGGTTGAGAGAGCTGTGAAAAGGTTGATGGTGGACGAAGAAGGAGCTGGGATGGAGGAGAGAGCCCTTGGTCTAAAAGAGAAGCTCAAAGCCTCTGTGAAAAGTGGGGGTACCTCATACAACACTTTGGATGAGCTTGTCAAGTCCTTGAAGACAATGTGA